A window of the Podospora bellae-mahoneyi strain CBS 112042 chromosome 6, whole genome shotgun sequence genome harbors these coding sequences:
- a CDS encoding hypothetical protein (EggNog:ENOG503PA6I; COG:Q), giving the protein MASPSPVSEWLTERPYTATFIAIAMLLLPTISLLRSSGDKTAVPKLPSTIPYVTNTYHYMTNMKTFYERSKAQLRKTSKNILAWNLTPWMKVYLVTSPRHIQALFRPNPAISSDKFFHLIYENLWGASLADREKFLNDNTGRGKVPLPGYENVPPEQRYFAGLHAIFHDHLTATTKSNTLAAIYQRFFAEELEGKFPLGEGVVEGVQQLLNVHMATAATATLAGKGILARWPKLIDWLWDFDKVAASLVWGLPRWMNRSALETRDSLRHACKQYIEEELAKGFDLEADHGNWEPIMGSTFQREMMRWMKQGGFSTEAMGASTMVTMLFGTNANSIPVTVWCLIEVIKDKSLLEAVREEVNTVLETDPDTGARTINMQKLLALPLLQSIYVECIRLHVSMNVTREAVAPVKLGDFTLDKGSLIQACTEISHLDEEVWGDKDHPATEFWAARHLKYVDETYENGNVKKVPQFSMAGRQNDWFPYGGGISICPGRHFAKQEIMLTTAIIVARFDLELVEWVNKDGTPSDRPAQNDVKYAGAASVPPDREMRVRFTRRW; this is encoded by the exons ATGGCGTCTCCTTCCCCCGTGAGTGAATGGCTCACTGAGCGGCCTTACACGGCAACTTTCATAGCCATCGCCATGCTTCTCCTCCCTACCATCTCACTCCTCCGCTCATCTGGCGACAAAACCGCGGTTCCCAAACTCccttccaccatcccctATGTCACAAACACATACCACTACATGACAAACATGAAGACATTCTACGAGCGCTCCAA AGCTCAGCTCCGAAAAACTTCCAAAAATATCCTCGCCTGGAACCTCACACCCTGGATGAAAGTCTACCTCGTCACCTCCCCGCGCCACATCCAAGCCCTCTTCCGACCCAATCCCGCCATTTCGTCAGATAAATTCTTCCACCTGATCTATGAGAACTTGTGGGGCGCTTCCCTTGCCGACCGCGAAAAGTTTCTCAACGACAACACTGGGCGAGGGAAGGTGCCGTTGCCGGGCTATGAAAACGTTCCTCCTGAGCAGAGGTACTTTGCGGGGCTGCATGCCATTTTTCATGATCACCTCACTGCAACGACCAAGTCGAATACGCTCGCAGCCATATACCAGCGCTTCTTTGCGGAAGAGTTGGAAGGGAAGTTTCCG CTCGGAGAAGGCGTTGTCGAGGGCGTCCAACAACTGTTGAATGTCCACATGGCAaccgcagcaacagcaaccctAGCCGGCAAAGGCATCCTCGCCCGCTGGCCAAAACTAATCGACTGGCTCTGGGACTTTGACAAAGTCGCCGCCAGTCTTGTCTGGGGTCTTCCGCGGTGGATGAACCGCTCCGCTCTTGAAACTCGGGACAGTCTTCGCCACGCCTGCAAACAGTACATCGAGGAAGAACTCGCAAAGGGCTTCGATCTAGAGGCTGACCACGGTAACTGGGAGCCAATCATGGGCTCGACCTTCCAACGGGAAATGATGCGGTGGATGAAGCAAGGCGGGTTCAGCACCGAGGCGATGGGTGCCTCGACCATGGTGACGATGCTCTTCGGAACAAACGCCAACAGTATCCCCGTCACGGTTTGGTGTCTGATAGAGGTCATTAAAGACAAGTCACTGCTCGAGGCTGTCCGGGAGGAGGTCAACACCGTGCTGGAAACCGACCCCGATACAGGAGCACGCACAATCAATATGCAGAAACTGCTGGCGTTGCCCCTTTTACAGTCTATCTATGTAGAGTGCATACGCCTCCACGTCTCCATGAACGTCACCCGCGAGGCGGTAGCCCCGGTCAAGCTAGGGGATTTTACCCTTGACAAGGGATCGCTCATCCAAGCCTGCACCGAAATTTCCCATCTTGATGAGGAGGTCTGGGGCGACAAGGACCATCCCGCGACGGAGTTTTGGGCAGCACGACACCTCAAGTACGTCGACGAGACATACGAAAATGGCAACGTGAAGAAAGTGCCGCAGTTCTCCATGGCGGGAAGGCAGAATGATTGGTTTCCGTATG GCGGCGGTATCTCGATCTGTCCCGGACGACACTTTGCCAAGCAAGAGATCATGCTGACAACAGCCATCATTGTGGCGAGATTTGATCTCGAATTGGTCGAATGGGTTAATAAAGACGGGACTCCCTCTGACAGACCGGCGCAAAACGATGTCAAGTATGCTGGTGCGGCTTCTGTGCCGCCTGATCGGGAGATGAGAGTGCGGTTTACGCGTCGATGGTGA
- a CDS encoding hypothetical protein (EggNog:ENOG503P4NS; COG:S) produces MFQDPSRRSWRTGDAPVVLTQPSPLSQAGSWRDYERDFMPEVRAKPANMAPRRMASLRRISPPDYKPTPLRRSFLVILIVLLLVFIVLLECACQFLPTEQDRRVIPEPKPSPTSNVNSTPTGVDNPPLLKPRLQLSRRLLQNATLDDERDNAPASSPANTVVPITISTDLPDSTSQVVPGDSVQIGTVAVGSSPTTAAATDGRPNPLRSESTVTEPPLTQPSNFADIGSQTLISTKTDPDNPLIGDSGNFGQDGTQTITEAAQDANPAGFIGIVLPSTTLDEVVSTVTKETTIIGVPATTTVIGVTTESGLVLSFTETRTVDQVVTLVPSPTTIFNVVTAVSPSFVTLSVEVLSDDDGTPTVTVINTPPPVFSPEVITVTDSRGVPTLTVTTDVVVPPRTKVVTNFQGVPTATITEFPTVPTDTPKKPQAEVSVYFISRVQYFVGFFLPTILAVMLTIPIRMIDMAAKQYQPWHALTQRMGVPAEESLCLRTGGFHGIVSSFKAMATGQMLMVLTTLLTIASVFLVPLSSEAVALKLHGSCTPTNFNGCAMTLGVFLGPARATTALLSFMVVLLILIMIVLRKWRTGVAANPWTIAGMGSLATNRETRAAFCSLPPDKGKGLSHDKLVNGFGDRTFRLGHFFNHYGIPEYGVMASRANVTIVRPDRPDSVSTGTTSPQHELLEGQNSNAKDERHLPFLMLSYSGRIAFLLPLTGIMAVVLYYNNTGGDTGFERFMSTQNFGVRSLFTLMGVGITLFWSAFFTNLAILSPYLLMSQSPRPAHQSITLSPPMNAFSGIWSAIKRRHIFLIVVAFVAILSEFLPILLNNVPFRVTQTWIASRVCTWLAVAIMAIMWIVVAASFFIKWPHMPVDPSTIAGAMYYVCDSWMLWSLEGLSQVPKKERDRKVREMGMQYAFGNIVGQSGKKRVGVDGVKEFA; encoded by the exons ATGTTTCAGGACCCTTCTCGTCGGTCATGGCGGACAGGAGACGCCCCCGTGGTCCTGACACAACCATCTCCGCTCAGCCAAGCGGGCAGTTGGAGAGACTATGAAAGAGACTTCATGCCCGAGGTTCGGGCGAAACCAGCCAACATGGCTCCCCGGAGAATGGCGTCCCTGCGCCGGATCTCGCCACCAGATTACAAGCCAACGCCGTTGAGAAGATCGTTCCTGGTGATACTGAtcgtcttgctgctggtcTTTATCGTGTTGCTCGAGTGTGCATGCCAGTTCCTGCCTACGGAGCAAGACAGGAGGGTTATACCAGAGCCCAAGCCAAGCCCGACGAGCAACGTCAACAGCACGCCGACAGGCGTCGACAACCCTCCGTTGCTGAAGCCGAGATTGCAATTATCGAGACGACTGTTACAGAACGCAACGTTGGATGACGAGAGAGACAACGCACCCGCCAGTTCTCCAGCGAACACGGTGGTCCCGATTACGATATCCACTGATTTGCCGGACTCAACTTCGCAAGTAGTACCGGGAGACTCTGTACAGATCGGAACCGTAGCAGTTGGGTCATCTCCCACAACTGCCGCAGCAACCGACGGCAGGCCTAACCCGCTAAGGTCTGAATCTACCGTTACAGAACCCCCCCTCACGCAACCAAGCAACTTTGCAGATATCGGCAGCCAGACCCTCATCTCAACCAAAACAGACCCcgacaaccccctcatcggCGACAGCGGCAATTTCGGCCAAGACGGCACCCAAACCATCACCGAGGCCGCCCAAGATGCCAACCCCGCCGGCTTCATCGGCATCGTCCTTCCCTCCACCACTCTGGACGAGGTTGTATCAACCGTGACAAAAGAGACCACCATCATCGGAGTACCAGCGACAACAACAGTGATAGGGGTCACAACCGAGAGCGGCCTTGTCCTCTCCTTCACTGAGACCCGGACCGTCGACCAAGTTGTGACGTTggtgccatcaccaacgacaaTCTTCAATGTTGTTACAGCCGTGTCACCATCGTTTGTGACGCTGTCTGTTGAGGTcttgagtgatgatgacgggacCCCGACCGTCACAGTCATCaacactcctccacctgtcTTTTCTCCGGAAGTTATCACGGTGACCGACTCGAGAGGTGTTCCGACACTGACAGTTACCACAGACGTGGTGGTGCCGCCGAGAACCAAGGTTGTCACCAACTTCCAGGGAGTCCCAAcagccaccatcaccgagttCCCAACCGTCCCCACTGATACCCCAAAGAAGCCCCAAGCAGAGGTCTCAGTCTACTTCATCTCTCGGGTCCAATATTTTGTCGGATTCTTTTTGCCAACAATCCTGGCAGTCAtgctcaccatccccatccgcaTGATCGACATGGCCGCGAAGCAATATCAGCCCTGGCACGCCTTGACACAACGCATGGGCGTCCCGGCTGAGGAGTCGTTATGCTTGCGAACAGGAGGGTTCCATGGGATCGTGTCCAGCTTCAAAGCGATGGCTACAGGTCAGATGTTGATGGTCTTGACGACATTGTTGACGATTGCCTCCGTATTCTTGGTGCCGTTGTCCTCTGAGGCAGTGGCGTTGAAGCTGCATGGCAGCTGTACGCCCACCAACTTCAATGGCTGTGCCATGACCTTGGGGGTTTTCCTCGGTCCGGCCCGAGCGACAACCGCCCTGCTCAGCTTCATGGTCGTCCTCCTGATCTTGATCATGATCGTGCTCCGCAAATGGCGCACTGGCGTAGCAGCCAATCCGTGGACCATTGCTGGTATGGGTTCGCTGGCTACCAACAGGGAAACCCGCGCTGCATTCTGCTCCCTTCCTCCCGACAAGGGGAAAGGACTTAGTCACGACAAACTGGTGAACGGCTTTGGTGACAGGACGTTCAGACTGGGCCACTTCTTCAACCACTACGGTATCCCCGAATACGGCGTCATGGCCAGCAGGGCAAACGTCACTATTGTTCGTCCAGACCGACCGGATTCTGTCAGCACAGGCACGACCTCCCCTCAACACGAGCTGCTCGAGGGTCAAAACTCCAACGCAAAGGACGAGCGCCACCTGCCGTTCCTGATGCTGTCATACAGTGGTAGGATTGCATTCCTGCTTCCCTTGACCGGGATCATGGCCGTTGTGTTATACTACAACAACACCGGTGGTGACACGGGCTTCGAACGGTTCATGAGCACCCAAAACTTTGGCGTGAGGTCGTTGTTCACGTTGATGGGTGTTGGGATAACCTTGTTTTGGAGTGCCTTTTTCACGA ACCTGGCTATTCTCAGCCCGTACCTTCTCATGTCTCAATCCCCTCGGCCGGCCCATCAATCCATCACTTTGTCTCCGCCAATGAACGCCTTTTCCGGCATCTGGAGCGCAATCAAACGCCGGcacatcttcctcatcgtcgttgcCTTTGTCGCAATCTTGTCTGAATTCCTTCCCATCCTACTGAACAACGTGCCGTTCCGTGTCACGCAGACGTGGATTGCATCGCGGGTGTGTACCTGGCTGGCCgtcgccatcatggccatcatGTGGATTGTCGTCGCTGCCAGCTTTTTTATCAAATGGCCGCACATGCCTGTTGACCCTAGCACGATTGCGGGAGCAATGTATTATGTGTGCGATTCGTGGATGTTGTGGAGTTTGGAAGGGTTGAGCCAGGTTCCCAAGAAGGAACGCGATcggaaggtgagggagatggggatgcAGTACGCGTTTGGGAACATCGTGGGACAgtcggggaagaagagggtgggggttgatggggtgaAGGAGTTTGCATGA
- a CDS encoding hypothetical protein (EggNog:ENOG503P37C) translates to MHPQGESLFFRRLPQEMRDHIWTQLFCSTRFTFGLWEGPDSRDCKHIKPTPSGLAMLRSCRRAQLEIGDSWLRHVLFCFQDTKSMMDRLSVLPVDTLSKLRHLRVSDNALLELGDPDDGRYYLLTSYFKLLPGLQLDQLTVLGARLFPLSYDTLDDLIKDGNGWKTLRYISHSSKMLGFASGYGPYGPGLGGNPQYYRKSQPKHWQGVLEDRDGVASGPSATIYRAKEPARYGSILDPNKRVIFEQKPHCGQDLQPNEFHEDPELMSGDEKMKELMVVVKRGTGVKYEERDSPLIEWDLRCDFPNMTWEEIFDHYLQEPGYPPYAEEEERKKKAFILPIQEDFYKDVNEYVWSGYHLDERY, encoded by the coding sequence ATGCATCCGCAAGGAGAAAGCTTGTTCTTCCGAAGACTGCCGCAAGAAATGCGAGATCACATCTGGACTCAGCTCTTCTGTTCTACGAGGTTCACTTTTGGATTGTGGGAAGGCCCGGACTCCCGTGACTGCAAGCACATCAAGCCTACACCGAGTGGCCTTGCGATGCTTCGCAGCTGTCGTCGAGCACAACTCGAGATTGGCGACTCATGGCTACGCCACGTCCTGTTTTGCTTCCAAGACACCAAGTCAATGATGGACCGGCTTTCTGTGCTACCCGTAGATACACTTTCAAAGTTGCGGCACCTCAGAGTTAGTGATAATGCTTTACTTGAGCTGGGTGACCCTGACGACGGCCGCTATTATCTCCTAACCTCTTATTTCAAGCTCCTTCCAGGCCTTCAGCTCGACCAGCTCACGGTCCTCGGTGCCCGTTTATTTCCGCTCAGCTACGACACGCTCGACGATCTCATCAAGGACGGCAATGGATGGAAAACATTGCGCTACATCTCCCACAGCTCAAAGATGCTCGGATTCGCGTCAGGATACGGCCCCTACGGCCCAGGGTTGGGAGGCAATCCCCAGTACTACAGGAAGTCACAGCCAAAGCACTGGCAAGGTGTATTGGAAGATCGTGACGGTGTAGCCTCGGGTCCTTCCGCGACAATCTACAGAGCTAAGGAACCAGCCCGATATGGTTCGATCCTAGACCCCAACAAGCGGGTGATATTCGAACAAAAACCGCACTGCGGCCAAGATCTGCAACCGAATGAATTTCATGAGGACCCCGAACTCATGTCTGGAGATGAGAAAATGAAAGAACTGATGGTCGTTGTGAAGAGGGGCACTGGGGTCAAGTACGAGGAACGGGACTCCCCGCTGATTGAATGGGATTTGCGGTGTGACTTCCCGAATATGACGTGGGAGGAGATTTTCGATCATTATCTTCAAGAGCCAGGTTATCCCCCTTatgccgaggaagaggagagaaaaaagaaggcttTCATTTTGCCCATCCAAGAAGATTTCTACAAGGACGTTAATGAGTATGTGTGGTCTGGGTACCACCTTGACGAGAGATATTAG